The following is a genomic window from Panthera uncia isolate 11264 chromosome B4, Puncia_PCG_1.0, whole genome shotgun sequence.
TAACTTGTGTCTGTCCTCAATACTCACCTTCCCTATAaccttctgtggctccccagCACCCTCAGTTAAAACAATGGCCAAGCCCCTTAAAGAGGCCCTTCATGATCCACGTACTGTTGGCCTCCCGGCCCCATGCCCCATCTTTCCCCAACATACCCCAAACTCCAGCCATGCCCAGATGGTCACTGTTCCGGTCTGCGCCTTTGCTCACGCTGGAAAGCCAGGCCCTCCTTCTTCATCCGTCCTTCAAAACCCACCTTCTTCACACTCTGGACACTCTCCTCGGCACCACGGTGCTTGTTCATGACTTCCCTTAGAGCCAGCAACATGCTACTTACTCAGGTTCCTGGCCAGGTCCGGCCCCAGCAGTGTGCTACCTGAAAGCAGGGGCTGGATGGAGTTCACCTTTGACTCCTCACAGGCCAGCgtatagtagatgctcagtaaaatGTCTGCTAAAtgactagagaaagaaaaggcagtgcCTAGCCTTGGAGAGAAAGATGGGAAGCAAGCAGCAGGGGGGGATGTTCAGAGGGGGGACCCCAACCCTTCACGGCTCGGCCCATCCCGGGCCGCCTCCCAGGCCTGACTCTCAAGCCGGAGGCTGTCAGGCAGGGGCTTTTGGAAGATCCCCAGCAGGCCCCTCAGGAGGCCTGAGGCCTGAGGCCTGAGGCCTGAGCCCCGGAGGCAGCAGCGTCAGGCCTGGCACCCGGCCCAGCCTTTCTTCAGCGCTAGCGAGAAGCCTTAACAGCAGCCACAATCCCTGCTTCCGGGGGAGGCCCGGGTGGGGCCAGGGCCTTGTGGTTAATGGTCCTGGGCTCTCTGCAGAGGCCTTGCAGTGCGGCCACGCCCTGGTCCCTGCCAGGGCAGCCTCAAGAACCCCAATTCTAATTCCCTGAAGGACCCTGTATCCCCTCAGCCATCTTCTCTGGCTACCCCCAGAGCTCGGCCTGCTGGCCCTAGGCCCCCTTCCCGCCAACTCTCGTGCCTAACTCATCCTCAAACTATTTTCCATTGGCTTCCCCCAATCCCTGCCACAGCACAattttttgggtggggggtggggagggatgaagGAGAATGGGAGGTGGAGCCTGGACCCCGGGGGAGTGGTTAAAGAAGAAGGGGGTTTACCGCTCCGATTGGTCACCTCTGCTCCCGAAGGGCTTCAAAATTCCGTTGACTCCGCCTCCAGTGGGGCCCCCTTCTCTGTCCTGACTTGCAATTGGTTGGGCGCCCAGGGGGGCGGGACTCACCGGAGTCTGGTCCAGTTAAAAGGGTGGGAGCGGGCCCGGGGGCCCATCTCTCTCCTAGCGTCTTGAGACCACTGGTGCCGCAGTCCGCAGGAACATCCTCCTGTCCTCAATCATGGCTTGCGTGAGTGCGGGGACCCCGCTCCAAGGCCCAGGGATGGcgtgggggcagacagaggagagtAGGCGCAGATGATCTGGGTTCTAGTCCCCAGGGTGTGGCTTGGAACAAGGGCCTTCTTTCTTCTGGGCCTCAGTGgccccgtctgtaaaatgggggtgggcGCCATGGTCCCCAAAGGCCTTCTCTGGCTTCAGACTTATCTGAATTCCTTCAGGGTCTGACAGCACAGTTATTTCTGCCAAGGTTTGACATTTTGCAGCTCCCTGATAAGTGGGAGTCAGAAGGGTGTGGCCAACTGGTGGGGTAGGGAGGCACTTGAAGGACGCCCGAGCCgctgtccctttccccctcctccaccccaaagagcctcctgtcccctccccctcctgcagcTGTCCCCAGTCGCTGGGCCAGGGCAGAGTCATCCTCTGCTCCAGAGAGCTCTGCAAAGTCGCCAGGATCTGAGACAGGCTGCCCGGGAGGGCGCCTGCCTGGGTTAGTGGGTGGAGGGTGGTTCTGTCCAGGCTAGTCGGGTGGGGGCTGGGTAACCCTCCCCGCCACTCCCCATGCTGGGAGACGGGTGctaagggagagagaaggaggcgaGCCTCTTCCACAGGCCCCGAGGGAAAGGGTTCACGGTTCTGGCAGAAGGAACCACTCATGCCGGTTAAGTTGTGCGCTCGATCTTGCTAGTGCTGAACCAGCCAGGCTGCTGACTCCGGCCGGTGGCCACTCTCCCTTCTGCAGAGGGGCCTGGCTGCGCCCCTTAGGGGTCtcttctccagcccctgcccctctctgcaccGAGGGGCTCGAAGGGGATGGTGGGGGATCGCCCAGCCCCGGGCTGTTTCCTTTCCAACCGAAGGGCGGACCTCTCCATCCCCCTTCCTTTGCCACCAAATCGCAGTGTCACTCACTCCGAGTCAGATTCTCTCCATCTATTAAACGAAGGGATGGAGCATAGCCACTCTGAATCCAAAATCCTCAAACCGAACCGCAAAAACTTCAGATCTTGGCTTCTACGACCTCAGTCGTGTTACAGATAGGAAAAGGACCCGGTTGGGAGCAGGCACTTGCCCAGGACCACACAGAGAAAGAGTCTAGAACTTGCTACCGATTCCCCAGGCTTTCCGCAGGCCGGGTCAGAGGATCCCGGGCGGGGACGACTCCACCCCGCCGCCCCACCCCCGGGCACTGCGTCCTCTAACCCGGCTGGTTGTGGTCTCGTCTTTGCAGGGTCTGGTCGCCAGCAACCTGAATCTCAAACCTGGCGAGTGCCTCAGAGTGCGGGGCGAGGTGGCCCCCGAAGCCAAGAGGTGAGGGGGTGCggattggggggcgggggcaggctgCTTGGAGCCCGAGGGTCCGGCCCCGCGTCTGGCAGGGGCGTGGccggccaggccccgcccctccctccggCTGCGAGGGGGGGTTGTCGGCGGCGGCGTTTTCTGAGTGAGTCACTTCCTCCGCGGGGTCTGGACGCCCCCTGTATACtcgcccccttccctccctgccggAGCCTCTTAAACTAAACCAGCTGCGGCCTCGTCATCTACCTTGGCTGGCCCTGCCCCCACTGTGCGCGCGAGCCAAGGccgcgggtgggggtgggggggcccgggAGAGGGAACGAGGGGTGTCGCCCCGCCCTTGGCCCTCGGAGGTCCTTCTTTCCCGCGCTCTTCACTCACTCAACCTTTCGTCCCTCCggtccttccttcattccttcacgAGGCCAGCTGCCTAGTTTCTCagcagccatgtgaccttggaccagtCCTCCAACCGCCCGAGCTTCAGTCTTACCCTATCACGGAGGGGGCAGGTGGTGGTGTGGAGGAGGTGAgatgctggctctctctctctctcagtgatGCTGGTGATGACCAGCGGACGTTAGAAAGAGCCGTACATTTCACGTGCATTGTCCATTTCAttcttacccccaccccccacccccgggggtaTTGCTATTGTCTCCACTCAGCAAATgtgttattgctattattattatttttttaagtttatttattttgagagagagaaacagtgtatgcaagcgggggggggggggggggggggggggaggaggagagagagagagagggagagagagaatcccaagcaggctctgcactgtcagcacggaacctgatgcggggctggaacccatgaacccggTTATTGttattatgtgtttatttgcGCCATcgttattgagcacctactgtgtgtcatcATGCTGGGCACCGGGAGTGCAGAGATATACCAGACAGGACACTTGCCCTCCCAGAGGTCACCTTCTGGAAGGAGTCCCCATCCTTGACCAAAGGGACACTAACGTCGGTGAGCGAGAGTCTTGGCCGTCAGCACAGCAAGACCCTTAGCGATCCTTCTTGTACTGCCGCCCACTGTGCAGATGAGACTGAAATCCACAGAAGgccagggacttgctcaaggtcacacggcaaGGAGGTGGCAGGGCCAGAACTAGAGTCCAGGTGTCTTGCCTCCCCGCTCAGTGATGGTGCACTGAGTGGCCCCGGCTGGTCAGTCTGAGGGGGCTGCAGCTGGCCGAGAAGGCCTCAatgccccctgctcccccccaGCTTCGTGCTGAACCTGGGCAAAGACAAGGACAACCTGTGCCTGCACTTCAACCCTCGCTTTGAAGCGCACGGAGACGTCAACACCATCGTGTGTAATAGCAAGGACGCGGGGGCCTGGGGCGCCGAGCAGCGCGAGTCCGCCTTCCCCTTCCAGCCGGGGACGGTcgcagaggtgggctggggcctgggggcagTGGGCTGGGGCGGAGCTGGGTATACTGGCTAAACACCTAGgtcccacccttccctccctcctctgccccagtcccctccctcccctcacttgcTGCGTGATGGCCAATGAGCTGAGcgccagcccctctcccagcctcagcaGCCCCGCCCAGGAAGTGGGGCTGCTGTTAGGGCTCCTTGAGGAAGGAGCTCTCCGAGGgcccaggacctgctggctatGACTGCCCAGCCCTGGCTCCACACCACTCACTGCCCTTCTCTGCCCCGCCAGGTGTGCATCTCCTTCGACCAGGCCGACCTGACCGTCAAGCTGCCAGATGGACACACATTCAAGTTCCCCAACCGCCTCAACCTGGAGGCCATCAGCTACCTGGCAGCCGATGGCGACTTCAAGATCAAGTGCATGGCCTTTGACTGAAGCCAGCCGGCTCATGGCCCCTAATAATAAAGGCAGCTGCCTGTCCTCTCCCTAGCCCagcctcgtgtgtgtgtgtgtgtgtgtgtgtgtgtgtgtgtgtgtggaggggggagggtgcgGGAAAGAGGGTTGCCACCAATTCCCCCAGGCTCCGCTCCTTTCTTCGATTCCATTCACCTCCTCGGTGCACACCTCTTAAGTGCCAGGGACATCTTCCCTGCAGGGACATCTTCCCCTGGGTCCCCAGGGCCAAACAGGGAACTCGGTGCATAGGAGGGGACTGGTGTCTGCTAAGTGAAACGCAGTCACAGTCCTCAAACAGCTCCCAACCCAGTGAgccccagcacacagtaggtgctcaaaagaTGCCGAATAAATGAAACCAGGGGGAAAGAGGCATGGACAGACCTATCCGTGCCATGGTTATCTGATAgcacagggggagggggcgggaccAATCCCTGAGGCTCCCCTCATTGGCTTTCCTGGGCCAGAAAGAGATCTGGTTCAGAGTGTGGGGGCTACGAGCTGTGTGGCCTCGTGAATGTTaactgacctctctgagcctatcGGAGGGCTGTGCTGAAGATGAAATGATGTGTGAAGCAGGTCAAGTTTAATGCCTGGCACAAGGTGGGGAGCAGTTTCCCATCCCTGCTGCACTACCTCGCGAGACATTCTTACCCGAATTTGAAGGGGAGGAAAGTGCTTCTGCATGACCACAGGACCCCTTGGCCTGCACCGGGCCCAGCTGAGCCCTGTGGGGCTCCCCAGGCATCCCAGCTTTGTGGGGCCCAGGCCACATACCCCAATGCTGGAGTGTGAGGGCAGCCAGGGTGCTAGTCTGGAAACTGCTGGTTCCGTGGCCCCGGGGCAGGACCCTCATCCCGACTCCGGGAAAGATGGGCTTGGGCAACGGgccttggcctttttttttttctttttttttcttctctttttcctaagtttatttagttttagtaGTCGCTACCCCCAATGTGagacttaaactcatgaccctgagatcaagagtcacatgctcttcggactgagccagccaggcagcccctgCTGGCCTGTTTCTGTAGAGGAGGAACTGGGGTGTGGAGGGACCATgccagcacccccgcccccacggAGAACCGAGCAGACTTGCAGCTTAGCCTCCAGGCCCCCAGAGGCCTCCTGCAGGGCAGAGGAATTCGGGGAACTCACTCGGCCTGAGATGAGGTGTTCATGTGTCTCTCCTCTTATTGGAGAGACGTGTCCAAAGACGACACGTCTTCAAGACCCTCCAGGCTCTGTCACCCCAGAGGGCGGTGTTTAACCCAGCCCATCACACTTACTTGTCACAAGCGATGGGATCTGAGCTGGTGGCCGGGCCACCCTGCAGACCGACCATTTCCCAGCAcctcttccttcctgctccctgccGCAGGCAGGCCCCTACCTCCCTGAGAAACAGCCCCAGAACTGAGCCAATGTTTTGGGTGACTCAGGCTCAGAACCTCGGTGTGGGCTCCCCCCAAACCCTAGGGCACTATCTCCTGAGCTGTGTGTGTatgcggggtggtggggggggggtggtgggggggaagggctgGCAAGTTTCATTCTCCGGGCAGCGCTGGGTGTGGGACTCACAGTGGCACTTTTCCACCCCGAGActtagtttccctatctgtaaaatgggagtatttGCACCTGAGCCCTTTTGGGTGGCTGATTCCCATCTCAGTGGGTCCCCTAGGGAGAACATCCCTATAAGACGGCCCCAGGAGGATGGAGTGCACACGCTGGGGTCTGCCACGAGCCACACCCCATCTCCGGGCTCTcctggggcacccgagtggccgCCTGAAGGGAAACGGCTTTGGAAGTCTGGCTGTGGTGGGGCGCCCTCTGCTGGACAACGGAGAAAGTGTCTCTTGGACTGTCTTCTCCCCGGCCTCGGGGTTCAGCCCCACTGATGATCCTTAGGCGGGCTGAACACCCACAATACACCAGGTCTGGGAGGCACTACAACGGGGCAGAGGAAAGCCCTGGGGCAGATAGGGAATGAAACCACTGGGTTTGGAGGAAGGAAACTGGGTTCAGAGTCAAACACGCCTGTgttcaaaccccagctccatCACTGTGTGTCCTAGGACCAGTTGCTAGACCTCTCTGAACTCAGTTGCCTCATCACCGAATTGGAAAAATACTCGTATCCACCCTGTGGGATTGTTGCAAAGATTAGCTGAAATAATGTAGAGAAATGCATGGTGCCCGGTacccagtaggtgctcagtaaccataaaaatgatttcaaaggAGATACCCATCCAAAGAGGGGTAGGTGTTTTAGACAATGAGCTGCCATAAAGGGCTCTCAAGTTTTGGAGTCTGGGTGGGGTACTAGGCCCTTGTCTCCTCTCCTGGGGCAAGGGGACCTGAAATGCCCTGGGAAGTGTGGAGTAACGGTGCCTGCCTGAGGTGGCAGGCTTCGCTCTGCACTGGAAGCTTCTGGACCCGAGGTCTCCCAGAGCTCCgcaggggcaggcaggcagcaaGGGCTGGATGGGCTGCAAGAGCCAACCACCCAGAGCTCCCCACACAAGGTCCTGCAGAAGCAGCTGTCCCCTTCCTCGGTCCCTGTCTCTGTGTCAGGCTGGAAGTTCGGGGAAGACAGAAGTCAGGGAATGGCTCTGTACCCCACTTACTATTTGAGCCACTTTGGCCAAGGCACTTCCCCTGCCTGAGCTtccgtttcctcacctgtatAATAGGGGCGAGAGCAGCGTGCGAGGCATGTATTACTTATACACAAGTCACAGGGAGGTTGGCAAGGTCAACTGAGATAATCCACGGGAGGCCCCGAGAACATTCCTCAGCACAGAGGAAGACTGAACGGGTGGACcgtggagagggaaggagcccaGGGAAGTTTATGATTTATCAAGTCCTGCGGCACTTTTCATCTATAGCCAGTCTGCTTGGGGCAGCGGAACCTGGTAAACAGCAGGCAGCAGCCCTGAGACCCAGTGCCGGGGATCCAGGAGGAAGCCCAGCATCGCTGGGGGCATCACCGGAGCCAGGGCAATGCTTCTACCCAGAGGGAGGGTACCAGGGGTGTTTTAGGGTGTGGCCACTGAGGGGCAAAAAGTCAGAAGGGCAAGTGTTCATCACCCTGAAGCCCCACCATTGGGGCAGTCCCCTGCTGTGCCCTGGGTTCGAGGATAACTTCCTCTCAGCACCCAGCATGGAACCCTTCAGGCAGAGCCCCCTTGTGAAATGGGTTCAACATTCACAGAGAGAGGTACCCACTGTGTGTCTGGCTCCTTCCAAAACCCACGGTCAGGGTCCATATCTTGCCCTCCAGAGCGGGCACGTGAGCTCCTGGGGGAGGGATCCCTCAGGCCAGTGGCCCAGGGAGCTGGACCACGAGGCCACAGACtcaggttcaagtcccagcttgGACACAGAGTAGCCCTGTAACCTTGGACACGTTGCGTCTGCTGAAAGAACACGTCTCTTCTccgtgtgcctggcacacagtaggcactcgaTGCACGTGTGTTTACTTGCTCTCTGGGCTCCCGTTACTTGTCACAGGAGAAGGGGGCGGAGTCTTAAGGGCCTTTTATTCCTCTGATGTCCCTACTCTCAGCTAGTTCTGgggtcacctcctctgagaagccctcTGCACTGGAGGAGCCAACACTGAGCTCCTGCAGCCTCCTGTGCTTCTCCCTGCACTGTGACCCGGCACTGTGACCCTGCCAGACTGGCCAGTCTTTAAAAGCAAAGGTAGCAGCTTGTCTGAGGCACCCAGCACAGATGAACTGAGATAGGGGATTCAGGCATACAATCCTAGTTACTACAACGCCCCTGCAGGTGGTGTTCTACTGAACGCCTTCACATGCGTGCCCTCATTTTCAGTAGAGGATGTGCTGTCACACCCCCATGGCACACTCCGGGAAACTGACACACAGACAGGGGAGACGGCTTGTGTCGCAAACACGTGCAAGGCATGTCTTACTTACACACACTGTGACATAACTCACCTTTCCTCAGAAtcgtggttctcaaagtgtggtccgtgGACCAGCAACCCCTGAGAACGTGTTAGCGATGCAGATTATGGGGCTCATTCTAGACCGGCTGAATCAGGAACTCAAAGCAGGTGCAAAGCCATTTGTGTTTCAGCAAGTCCTCTGGGGGATTCTGACGCAAgccaaagtttgaaaaccactgccttG
Proteins encoded in this region:
- the LGALS1 gene encoding galectin-1: MACGLVASNLNLKPGECLRVRGEVAPEAKSFVLNLGKDKDNLCLHFNPRFEAHGDVNTIVCNSKDAGAWGAEQRESAFPFQPGTVAEVCISFDQADLTVKLPDGHTFKFPNRLNLEAISYLAADGDFKIKCMAFD